The following proteins are co-located in the Camelina sativa cultivar DH55 chromosome 12, Cs, whole genome shotgun sequence genome:
- the LOC104732708 gene encoding uncharacterized protein LOC104732708 produces MGSSSHSHFNFAKDDDPLFESYFANFFDNHDIHGQHFVKKKKKREFIERNREEGHNRLWNDYFSESPTYPPHVFRRRFRMNKPLFLRIVDRLTAEDPYFRQRRDATGRLGLSPIQKCTAAIRLLAYGGGCDTVDEYVRLGETTARKCLQHFVSGVVNFFGDEYLRRPTPEDLQRLLYVAEERGFPGMVGSIDCMHWVWKNCPTAWKGMYTRGSGKPTIVLEAVASYDLWIWHAFFGSPDGIYPKWPTFIQSIPLPQTPKASLFADRQESYRKDVERAFGVLQARFAVIKNPCLLWDKDQVGLIMRACIILHNMIVENERDGYSQAEVSDFPQAEGVDLSYSINMNSNISNVLNGQIIIRDREVHDQLKLDLIEHLWTKFGY; encoded by the exons atgggttcttcttctcattcacaTTTTAATTTTGCAAAGGATGATGATCCACTTTTTGAGTCctattttgcaaatttttttgataaccaTGATATTCATGGACAACattttgtgaaaaagaaaaagaaacgagaATTCATTGAAAGAAAccgggaagaaggccacaaccgtttgtggaatgattatttcagtgaatCTCCGACATATCCTCCCCATGTATTCCGACGacgttttagaatgaacaagccaTTATTCTTGCGTATTGTCGACCGTCTTACTGCAGAAGATCCTTATTTCCGACAAAGAAGAGACGCCACAGGAAGGCTTGGTCTTTCTCCGAtccaaaaatgtactgcagcaattagGCTACTAGCATATGGTGGCGGGTGTGATACGGTGGACGAATATGTCCGACTTGGTGAAACAACTGCTCGAAAATGTTTGCAACATTTTGTCAGTGGAGTTGTCAATTTCTTTGGCGATGAATATCTAAGAAGACCCACACCAGAGGATCTTCAGAGATTACTATATGTTGCAGAAGAacgtggatttcccgggatggttggaagcatcgactgtatgcattgggttTGGAAGAATTGCCCAACAGCTTGGAAAGGCATGTATACACGAGGATCCGGcaaaccaacaattgttttagagGCGGTCGCGTCATAtgatctctggatatggcacgcgTTTTTTGGGTCTCCAG acggtatttatccaaaatggccAACGTTTATTCAATCCATACCACTACCACAGACTCCAAAAGCATCTTTATTTGCTGACCGCCAAGAAAGCTaccgaaaagatgttgagcgtgcgtTCGGTGTCCTACAAGCTAGATTCGCGGTCATTAAAAATCCATGTCTTTTATGGGATAAAGACCAAGTGGGATTGATTATGAGGGCGTGTATCATACTCCACAATATGATTGTCGAAAATGAACGAGATGGATACAGTCAAGCTGAGGTTTCTGATTTCCCACAAGCAGAGGGTGTGGATCTTTCATATTCTATCAATATGAATTCAAATATTAGCAACGTGTTGAATGGTCAAATAATAATCCGTGATAGAGAAGTGCATGACCAATTGAAACTTGATTTAATTGAACATTTGTGGACTAAATTTGGATATTAA